A genomic region of Gossypium hirsutum isolate 1008001.06 chromosome D01, Gossypium_hirsutum_v2.1, whole genome shotgun sequence contains the following coding sequences:
- the LOC107922342 gene encoding coatomer subunit delta: MVVLAASVLSKSGKVLVSRQFVDMTRIRIEGLLAAFPKLVGTGKQHTYVETENVRYVYQPIEALYLLLVTNKQSNILEDLEILRLLSKLVPEYCYSLDEEGICKTAFELIFAFDEVICLGHKENVTVAQVKQYCEMESHEEKLHKLVLQSKINETKDVMKRKASEIDKSKIDKNKGDKGGFMSMGSGRIESSFSDMSISSSGSGFGSSSGLGLTADVDSFSTKSKGRQLSSATAPPKGLGMQLGKSQKTNQFLESLKAEGELIVEDVQPRAGQARVAAAAPTDPITLTAEEKLNVTLKRDGGISNFDVQGTLSLQILNQEDALIQVQTETGGNPGILFKTHPNMNKELFSNENILGLKDPNRPFPSGSAGDAAGVGLLKWRMQSADESMVPLTINCWPSVSGNETYVSIEYEASAMFDLRNVVISVPLPALREAPNVRQIDGEWRYDSRNSVLEWSILLIDNSNRSGSMEFVVPPADSSVFFPISVRFSATSTYSDLKVVNIIPLRGGGAPSPKFSQRTNLITENYQVV; this comes from the exons ATG GTTGTACTTGCTGCTTCTGTTTTAAGCAAGTCTGGCAAAG TGCTTGTCTCTAGGCAATTTGTGGACATGACTCGCATAAGAATTGAAGGTCTTCTTGCAGCTTTTCCCAAGTTGGTGGGCACGGGAAAGCAACACACATATGTTGAGACTGAGAATGTTCGATATGTTTATCAACCAATAGAAGCTCTTTATTTGCTTCTTGTAACCAACAAACAGAGCAATATTCTTGAAGATTTGGAGATTCTGAGACTGCTTTCCAAGCTG gtACCTGAATATTGTTACTCTTTAGATGAGGAGGGAATTTGCAAGACTGCGTTTGAATTGATCTTTGCTTTTGATGAAGTCATTTGTCTTGGGCACAAGGAAAACGTTACAGTTGCACAAGTTAAGCAATACTGTGAGATGGAGAGTCATGAAGAGAAATTGCACAAGCTGGTGTTGCAGAGCAAGATTAATGAAACTAAGGATGTCATGAAGCGTAAAGCTAGTGAGATTGATAAGAGCAAG ATTGATAAGAATAAAGGTGATAAAGGAGGGTTCATGTCAATGGGCTCTGGAAGAATTGAAAGTAGCTTTAGTGATATGAGCATTTCTAGCAGTGGAAGTGGCTTTGGAAGTAGTTCTGGGTTGGGATTAACAGCTGATGTTGATTCCTTCTCTACCAAGTCTAAAG GCCGCCAACTGTCATCTGCAACCGCTCCTCCTAAAGGTCTTGGCATGCAGCTTGGTAAATCACAAAAAACAAACCAGTTCTTGGAATCCCTGAAAGCAGAAGGTGAACTGATAGTTGAAGATGTGCAGCCAAGGGCAGGCCAGGCCAGAGTGGCTGCAGCTGCACCTACTGATCCCATCACTTTGACTGCTGAGGAGAAACTCAATGTCACTTTGAAAAGAGATGGTGGGATAAGTAACTTTGATGTTCAAGGGACTTTGTCTCTTCAAATTCTTAACCAGGAAGATGCACTCATCCAAGTTCAG ACTGAAACTGGGGGTAATCCTGGCATTCTTTTCAAAACGCATCCCAACATGAACAAGGAGTTATTTTCCAATGAAAACATTCTAGGATTGAAGGACCCTAATAGGCCTTTCCCCAGTGGTTCTGCTGGGGATGCAGCTGGTGTTGGTCTCTTGAAATGGAGAATGCAAAGTGCAGATGAGTCAATGGTTCCATTGACCA TCAACTGTTGGCCTTCGGTTTCTGGGAATGAAACTTATGTCAGCATTGAATATGAAGCTTCTGCCATGTTTGATCTGCGAAACGTTGTGATTTCTGTACCTCTCCCAGCTCTTCGGGAGGCCCCAAATGTTAGGCAGATTGATGGTGAATGGAG ATATGACTCCAGAAATTCTGTCTTAGAATGGTCCATACTTCTCATTGATAACTCTAACCGCAG TGGATCAATGGAGTTTGTTGTGCCTCCAGCAGATTCATCTGTGTTCTTCCCCATTTCTGTCCGTTTTTCAGCAACGAGTACATACAGTGACCTGAAG GTTGTGAACATCATTCCCCTGAGAGGCGGTGGAGCTCCTTCCCCCAAGTTCTCCCAGCGAACAAATTTGATTACAGAGAATTATCAAGTTGTGTGA